One segment of Humidesulfovibrio mexicanus DNA contains the following:
- a CDS encoding type II 3-dehydroquinate dehydratase: MSTRTYLVLNGPNLGHIGSRQPEIYGTQTLDSLPSLLKPMLGASAEEVALLFHQSNFEGNLIDRLEKARTEGVAGIAFNAGALTHTSLAIADCLAWIGVPCVEVHLSNIFARTDEPLRQKSLMGKSCIGCVAGFGILGYALAVLALERHAKQLQDTK, from the coding sequence ATGAGCACCCGCACCTACCTCGTTTTGAACGGTCCGAACCTTGGCCACATCGGTTCCCGCCAGCCCGAAATATACGGCACGCAAACCCTTGATTCGCTCCCCTCTCTGCTGAAACCCATGCTGGGCGCGTCGGCGGAGGAGGTGGCGTTGCTCTTCCACCAGTCCAACTTCGAGGGCAATCTCATCGACCGGCTGGAAAAGGCCCGGACCGAAGGGGTTGCGGGCATCGCCTTCAACGCCGGGGCCCTCACCCATACCAGCCTGGCCATTGCCGATTGTCTGGCCTGGATCGGCGTGCCCTGCGTTGAGGTGCACCTGTCCAACATTTTCGCCCGTACCGATGAACCCCTCAGGCAGAAGAGCCTCATGGGGAAAAGCTGCATCGGATGTGTTGCCGGATTCGGCATTCTCGGGTATGCGTTGGCCGTCCTGGCGCTGGAGCGGCACGCGAAGCAGCTTCAGGATACAAAATAA
- the efp gene encoding elongation factor P, whose translation MYSTSDFRRGLKIEMDGKPYEIVEFQHVKPGKGGAFVRTKLRHILTGRVIDETFRSGEKVDKPDISMQEMQYLYREGTDFVFMDLESYEQKNIPATQVGEKGGYVKEGETVKVMLYNGELFDMDLPASVALEVVETEPGVQGDRVTGAYKPAKLETGITVNVPLFIAQGERIKVDTRTGEYLSRE comes from the coding sequence ATGTATTCCACGTCTGATTTCCGTCGCGGTCTCAAGATCGAGATGGATGGCAAGCCTTACGAGATCGTCGAGTTCCAGCATGTGAAGCCCGGCAAGGGCGGCGCCTTCGTGCGCACCAAACTCAGGCACATCCTCACCGGCCGCGTCATTGACGAGACTTTCCGTTCCGGCGAGAAGGTCGACAAGCCGGATATCTCCATGCAGGAAATGCAGTACCTGTACCGCGAAGGCACCGACTTCGTGTTCATGGACCTGGAGAGCTACGAGCAGAAGAACATCCCCGCCACGCAGGTAGGAGAGAAGGGCGGCTATGTGAAAGAGGGCGAAACCGTCAAGGTGATGCTCTACAACGGGGAATTGTTCGACATGGATCTGCCCGCCTCCGTGGCTTTGGAAGTGGTGGAAACCGAGCCCGGCGTCCAGGGCGACCGCGTCACCGGCGCGTACAAGCCAGCCAAGCTCGAAACCGGCATCACCGTCAACGTGCCCCTGTTCATCGCCCAGGGCGAGCGCATCAAGGTGGACACCCGCACCGGCGAATATCTGAGCCGCGAGTGA